In Mucilaginibacter celer, one DNA window encodes the following:
- a CDS encoding FecR family protein, producing the protein MQKHEFLKLIDKYLAGQATAAEKKQLSVFFESFQGDAEWDEKVLGVKQKLEDKMLANIRQAIVQPEPIAQPKIVNLHRFRNVAAAVAALAVMGTAVYHWIGKHQYPAQLAQNKAVVKHDVDPGDNRAVLTLANGQKVILDSAKIGLLNQSGDISINKTDDGQVVYTDADKDHAPAGALAYNTISTPRGGQFHVVLPDGTTVFLNAASSLKFPTTFSGNQRDVELTGEGYFEVAHNKAKPFTVQVKDAQVRVLGTHFNVSAYSDDKGIKATLLEGAVKLIRGDVSNTLKPGQQGIINDNGIKVIDVDTDEELAWKNGLFNFNRSNIQDIMKELSRWYDTEVVYEGKIPDDEFVGKIRRDVKLSQVLHILELSHVRFRIENKKIIVAP; encoded by the coding sequence GTGCAAAAACACGAATTTTTAAAACTAATAGATAAATATCTTGCCGGGCAGGCCACTGCTGCCGAGAAGAAACAGTTATCTGTTTTTTTTGAAAGTTTTCAGGGTGATGCAGAATGGGACGAAAAAGTTTTGGGTGTAAAGCAGAAACTGGAAGATAAAATGCTGGCCAACATCCGGCAGGCCATCGTACAACCAGAACCTATCGCTCAGCCAAAAATTGTAAACCTGCACCGTTTCCGCAATGTGGCTGCCGCTGTTGCCGCTTTAGCGGTAATGGGCACGGCGGTTTACCATTGGATCGGTAAACACCAGTATCCGGCTCAGCTTGCTCAAAACAAAGCAGTAGTTAAGCACGATGTTGATCCCGGCGATAACAGGGCTGTTTTAACCCTAGCCAACGGACAAAAAGTAATATTGGATTCGGCCAAAATAGGTTTGCTTAACCAAAGCGGCGATATCAGCATAAATAAAACCGATGACGGACAGGTGGTTTATACCGATGCGGATAAAGATCATGCCCCGGCCGGTGCCCTTGCTTACAACACGATCAGCACACCTCGTGGAGGCCAGTTTCATGTTGTGCTGCCCGACGGTACCACCGTTTTCCTGAACGCCGCGTCATCGCTTAAATTCCCGACAACCTTTTCGGGCAATCAGCGCGATGTTGAGTTAACAGGCGAAGGATATTTTGAGGTAGCCCATAACAAGGCGAAACCATTTACAGTGCAGGTAAAAGATGCACAGGTTAGGGTGTTGGGCACGCATTTTAATGTTTCGGCCTATAGTGATGATAAAGGGATAAAAGCCACCCTGCTTGAAGGAGCTGTTAAGCTGATTCGCGGTGATGTGAGCAATACGCTTAAACCCGGCCAGCAGGGCATTATAAATGATAATGGCATAAAAGTAATTGATGTTGACACGGACGAAGAGCTGGCCTGGAAAAATGGCCTGTTCAACTTTAACCGCTCAAACATACAAGATATTATGAAGGAGCTTTCGAGGTGGTATGATACCGAGGTGGTATACGAAGGTAAGATACCTGACGATGAGTTTGTTGGTAAGATCAGACGCGATGTAAAACTATCGCAGGTGCTGCACATTTTGGAGTTGAGCCATGTGCGTTTTAGGATAGAGAACAAAAAGATAATTGTTGCCCCTTAA
- a CDS encoding FHA domain-containing protein: MVFNLFRKSDDNQPHDVKSLREAILRFIKESLQKIEGGEGGHIKELKLFIDNHTEDLSMYEGAVYIHDKQLFKNEIQRIADDFAINLPDDWTLDVDFTDRLPSDARRANDLDVAFIMHTRKQVAHNSASFVAYLRILNGEAEQEEYLIKATDPKLNIGRDKKSVTENGSFRLNQLVFPGDSKDESNKYISRQHAHIEFDMESERFMIFADDGGVPPRNKTKIHVAADGRMIKLNSTQIGHPLHEGDQVILGESAVFLFSAVK; encoded by the coding sequence ATGGTATTTAATTTATTCAGAAAAAGTGACGATAATCAGCCTCATGATGTGAAAAGTCTTCGCGAGGCGATACTGCGTTTCATCAAAGAATCGTTACAAAAAATAGAAGGCGGCGAAGGCGGCCATATCAAGGAGCTTAAGCTTTTTATCGATAACCATACCGAAGATCTCAGCATGTATGAAGGTGCTGTTTATATCCACGATAAGCAGTTGTTTAAAAACGAAATCCAACGCATAGCCGATGATTTTGCCATCAACCTGCCCGATGACTGGACGCTGGATGTTGACTTTACCGACCGCCTCCCATCCGATGCCCGCCGCGCTAATGACCTGGATGTGGCCTTTATCATGCACACCCGCAAGCAGGTAGCCCATAATTCGGCATCGTTTGTAGCTTATTTAAGGATCCTGAACGGCGAAGCCGAACAGGAAGAATACCTGATCAAAGCCACCGATCCGAAACTGAACATCGGCAGAGATAAAAAATCGGTTACCGAAAACGGCTCGTTCCGGTTAAACCAACTCGTTTTCCCAGGTGATAGCAAGGATGAAAGCAATAAATACATCAGTCGCCAGCATGCCCATATCGAGTTTGATATGGAAAGCGAGCGTTTTATGATTTTTGCAGATGATGGCGGCGTACCTCCACGCAATAAAACCAAGATCCATGTAGCTGCTGATGGCAGAATGATCAAGCTAAATTCCACCCAGATAGGCCACCCACTTCATGAAGGCGACCAGGTTATTTTAGGGGAATCGGCGGTGTTTTTGTTTAGTGCGGTGAAATAA
- a CDS encoding ring-cleaving dioxygenase yields the protein MENTINGIHHITAIAGNAKKNYDFYTRVLGLRLVKKTVNFDDPGTYHLYYGDGNGTPGSILTFFPWEGISAGRRGARQVTEIGYSVPEGSLDFWLKRFEDNNVIYNKPAEKFGEQYLTFLDPDGLKFELIVPKAADNRTPWETAEVTAANATKGFHSITITSNKIEATAKILTDVLGYRLLEQHVNRYRFVTDAVENAAIVDLVEVPGEVAGHVAGGSVHHVAFRVPNEKVLMEYREKIAKLGLHITDKIDRNYFYSLYFREPGGVLFEIATDNPGFAVDEPVELLGTGLKLPAQHEHLRGELEKALPSLI from the coding sequence ATGGAAAACACTATAAACGGCATTCACCACATTACAGCAATTGCTGGTAACGCCAAAAAAAACTATGATTTTTATACACGTGTATTGGGCTTAAGGTTGGTTAAAAAAACCGTAAACTTTGACGATCCCGGTACCTACCACTTATATTATGGCGACGGAAACGGTACGCCAGGTTCTATCCTTACATTCTTCCCATGGGAAGGTATTTCTGCAGGTAGAAGAGGTGCAAGGCAGGTAACCGAGATTGGTTACTCGGTACCCGAAGGAAGCCTGGATTTCTGGTTAAAAAGGTTTGAAGATAACAACGTGATCTACAACAAACCAGCCGAAAAATTTGGCGAGCAGTACCTTACCTTCCTCGATCCTGATGGTTTAAAATTTGAGTTGATCGTACCTAAAGCAGCCGACAATCGCACACCATGGGAAACTGCCGAAGTAACTGCCGCCAACGCAACCAAAGGCTTCCACAGTATCACCATTACATCAAACAAAATTGAGGCTACCGCCAAAATCCTGACTGATGTTTTAGGCTACCGTTTGCTGGAACAGCATGTTAACCGCTACAGGTTTGTAACCGATGCGGTTGAGAACGCAGCTATTGTGGATTTGGTTGAAGTTCCGGGCGAAGTTGCCGGGCATGTAGCCGGTGGTTCGGTTCACCACGTGGCCTTCCGCGTGCCAAACGAAAAAGTGTTGATGGAGTACCGTGAAAAAATTGCCAAACTCGGTTTACACATCACCGATAAAATAGACAGGAACTATTTCTACTCATTATACTTCCGCGAACCGGGTGGTGTATTGTTCGAAATAGCTACCGATAACCCGGGCTTCGCGGTTGATGAGCCGGTTGAATTATTGGGCACAGGCTTAAAATTACCAGCACAGCATGAACATTTGCGCGGCGAATTAGAAAAAGCCTTGCCATCGTTAATATAA
- a CDS encoding RNA polymerase sigma-70 factor translates to MPDKILMSDVQLIGLLKADDEAALTIIYKRYWASLFSAAYNILKDRQACEDIIQELFIKLWDCRAEVEISVSLKAYLYASVRYGVYRQIKTGSVRSEIFDDLIERLHTPTTHGSIEHKELLLQINRVIDTLPDKCREVYKLSREECLSHKQIAMQLNISTKTVENHLTKALRELRGSLGAAFIMEALMFLLDK, encoded by the coding sequence ATGCCCGATAAAATATTGATGAGTGATGTGCAGCTCATTGGCTTGCTTAAAGCTGATGATGAGGCAGCACTTACCATTATTTATAAACGCTATTGGGCATCGCTTTTTAGCGCAGCTTATAATATTTTAAAAGACAGGCAGGCCTGCGAGGATATTATCCAGGAGTTATTTATTAAACTTTGGGATTGCCGTGCCGAAGTGGAGATCAGCGTATCACTTAAAGCGTACCTGTATGCTTCGGTGCGTTACGGCGTTTACCGGCAAATAAAAACAGGTTCGGTGCGGAGCGAAATTTTTGATGATCTGATAGAGCGCCTGCATACCCCAACCACCCACGGAAGTATCGAGCATAAAGAACTCCTGTTGCAGATTAACCGGGTTATTGATACCCTGCCCGACAAATGCCGTGAGGTTTACAAGCTTAGCCGCGAAGAATGCCTTAGCCATAAGCAAATAGCCATGCAGTTGAATATCTCTACCAAAACTGTCGAAAACCATTTAACCAAAGCTCTGCGCGAATTGCGAGGGTCCTTAGGTGCGGCTTTTATTATGGAGGCGTTGATGTTTTTGTTGGATAAATAA
- a CDS encoding alpha/beta hydrolase — protein MYSHTKQVIEAGLPAEKAKKAIIMLHGRGASASGIISLKDHLDLEGFTIVAPQATEHSWYPYSFLAPVQNNQPALDSALEVIGSVVDDLKQQGIAQENIYFLGFSQGACLTLEYTTRNAGQYGGIIALTGGLIGEKLVNENYQGDFNNTPVLITTGDPDPHVPVSRVNESVDILKELKADITLKIYKGRPHTITGEELALANAILTR, from the coding sequence ATGTACAGTCACACAAAACAGGTTATTGAGGCGGGCTTGCCCGCCGAAAAGGCCAAAAAGGCCATCATCATGCTGCACGGCAGGGGCGCATCGGCATCGGGCATTATATCTCTAAAAGATCACCTGGATCTTGAAGGTTTTACGATCGTTGCGCCACAGGCTACCGAACATAGCTGGTATCCGTACAGTTTTCTCGCCCCGGTTCAGAATAACCAACCGGCGCTTGATTCGGCATTGGAAGTTATCGGCAGCGTAGTTGATGATCTGAAACAGCAAGGCATCGCGCAGGAAAATATTTACTTCCTCGGTTTTTCGCAGGGCGCATGTTTAACCTTGGAATATACCACACGCAATGCCGGCCAGTACGGCGGCATCATAGCCCTCACCGGGGGACTGATAGGCGAAAAACTGGTTAATGAAAACTACCAGGGCGATTTTAATAATACCCCGGTACTGATCACCACCGGCGATCCTGATCCGCATGTACCGGTAAGCAGGGTTAATGAAAGCGTTGATATTTTAAAAGAATTGAAAGCGGATATCACCTTAAAAATATACAAAGGCCGTCCGCATACCATAACCGGCGAAGAACTGGCATTAGCCAACGCTATTTTAACAAGATAA
- a CDS encoding FtsW/RodA/SpoVE family cell cycle protein — protein sequence MAQEKIKSPGRMLERVFLLLTGIVLAVLFVRLYSVQQLKFVDVDKRLKDGTIVNLNAPNTAQNVKALLQKGYYFDDPKDIDYIESVIAERKSAGDVVDNTGELNKRKYYVNADEAFNKGGALFKQRVLTSRTLLGYTGDDSIRFDQELKSPPSLGAQTDLGLGEYSIKGTIEHKGQAIPGVLVKLTMILPRDSIFSDEETAAKSSWAENSSAYKKVYVVNDQHKKVLQSLTAFARTDAAGRFVFAQLPTGKAFSVLPMQPGFEFGRSQGVDDLEKDVSFKFAQAPHSIKLLSTRDFNILKKEGAFIVRYQDEFNEWYWIIAGSFFLGFILLHLLLSARYPEADQLILPLIMMLTGISFLTLLSLQDPLRDRFLAKDTLIYLAIGVLGICLIQLFNLRKLNPDSGFYRLLIFKWSRSAANGWPWAIVAMGILFSTILFGSGPEGSGVKVNLLGFQPSEIVKYLIVIFLAGFFATNERFISQYASWGKRWSFFSFALIATIITLLLFLVLGDLGPAMVICFTFIILFSFSRGDFLYMAGFVVLFVLATWFFDNVLISAGITFFVLGGVVFFRRRRMSESAIMALVVITAFLTIDKIPGLDKIIPGPVERLVERKAIWQDAWNNEVYGGDQVANGLWAMASGGVTGQGVGQGFAKTIPEAHTDMILPSIGEEFGWAGMAAVFILFLMYLHRSIIIGRQTGMPLLFYLSAGIGVCTFVQFLLIAGGSIGALPLSGVSLPFESYGGSSLVINLLAAGFLLSVSRVRGTAVQMDYITKQQDKNLVPALAAALAGVVLLVVNVSRYTSNNKQWVVKPALVADKSGLRMFSYNPRIAILMNRLQAGTIYDRNGLILATSKPELIEKQRKKLSESGMLHYNLDSAMHKRLDRFYPYEEQMFFWTGDQNTGVFNGSTNGYFAEYEHAAELRGFHMPITSYNVKASRYQEDRFLPRGMKEMSVAKKDYSALATLLVSDINGPEVAAFKNKNRDVKLTMDADLQTSIQQSMASDTSLLDNRVSVVIMEAGTGDVLTSAQYPLPPIHNWDQLTMPLADQNKLATWVTTTDLGFTYASQPGSTAKVLTAMSAFNKLGIGASEIQYHVSTEERIRTKGIEPDETGMITMERAIAKSNNVYFIKLANQEHLQEYMATLYMKTGMFLRGVGGYYYNKPPQNDAQEEKWRTLWRKTEFDTRPRYDPNNIHKTRAKGISGMAWGQGELIATPAAVARLVSGVANQGLLLPNRFALKIADSTVAVQHGIKLAEDPRYAGLLTQYMIEQSAPKEPILGIKVAGKTGTPERIVHNVSVNDGWYVFFAPEVKGNGNMVVCIRIESTRGSSDAVHLAANHVIPFLLKKGYIKSMAPKSAEAETIDNE from the coding sequence ATGGCCCAGGAAAAAATTAAATCGCCCGGAAGGATGCTTGAACGTGTGTTCCTGCTGCTTACCGGCATCGTATTGGCCGTTTTATTTGTAAGGCTTTATAGTGTACAGCAACTTAAATTTGTTGATGTTGATAAACGCCTGAAGGACGGCACCATAGTAAACCTTAACGCGCCCAACACTGCCCAAAACGTAAAGGCGCTGCTGCAAAAAGGTTATTATTTTGATGATCCGAAAGATATAGACTACATCGAATCTGTAATTGCCGAACGTAAATCGGCCGGTGATGTGGTTGATAACACCGGCGAACTGAACAAACGCAAATACTATGTTAATGCCGATGAGGCTTTTAATAAAGGTGGCGCGCTGTTTAAACAACGGGTGCTTACATCCCGCACACTGTTGGGTTATACCGGCGATGATTCCATCCGTTTTGATCAGGAGCTGAAAAGCCCACCATCCTTAGGTGCCCAAACTGATCTTGGTCTTGGCGAGTACAGCATCAAAGGCACCATCGAACATAAAGGCCAAGCTATCCCCGGTGTACTGGTAAAATTGACCATGATTTTGCCGCGCGACAGTATTTTTAGTGATGAGGAAACAGCAGCTAAATCAAGCTGGGCTGAAAATAGTTCGGCCTATAAAAAAGTGTACGTTGTAAATGATCAGCATAAAAAAGTACTGCAATCATTAACCGCTTTTGCCCGTACCGACGCAGCCGGAAGGTTTGTATTTGCCCAGCTACCTACGGGGAAAGCTTTTTCGGTACTGCCTATGCAACCCGGCTTTGAATTTGGCCGTTCGCAGGGTGTGGATGATTTGGAAAAAGATGTAAGTTTCAAATTTGCGCAAGCGCCGCACAGTATTAAACTACTTTCCACGCGCGATTTTAATATCCTTAAAAAAGAAGGTGCTTTTATTGTGCGTTACCAGGATGAGTTTAACGAATGGTACTGGATTATAGCAGGCAGTTTCTTTTTAGGCTTTATCCTGCTGCACCTGCTGCTCAGCGCCCGTTACCCCGAGGCCGATCAGCTCATTTTGCCCTTGATTATGATGCTTACCGGCATCTCGTTTTTAACCCTGTTAAGTTTACAGGACCCTTTGCGTGATAGGTTTTTGGCAAAGGATACTTTAATCTATTTGGCCATTGGCGTTTTAGGTATTTGCCTTATCCAGCTATTCAATCTCCGCAAGCTAAACCCCGATTCGGGTTTTTACCGCCTGCTGATATTTAAATGGAGCAGAAGTGCGGCCAATGGCTGGCCATGGGCTATTGTGGCTATGGGCATTTTGTTCAGCACTATTTTATTTGGCTCGGGGCCTGAGGGTAGTGGGGTTAAGGTGAACCTGTTAGGTTTTCAGCCAAGCGAAATTGTTAAATACCTCATCGTTATTTTCCTCGCGGGATTTTTTGCCACTAACGAGCGCTTTATCAGCCAGTACGCCAGTTGGGGTAAACGCTGGTCGTTTTTTTCTTTCGCGCTTATCGCCACCATTATCACCCTGCTGCTGTTTTTGGTTTTGGGCGATTTGGGCCCGGCCATGGTGATCTGTTTTACGTTCATCATTTTGTTCTCCTTTTCGCGCGGCGACTTTTTGTATATGGCCGGCTTTGTAGTGCTGTTTGTATTGGCCACTTGGTTTTTTGATAATGTACTCATCAGCGCGGGTATTACCTTCTTTGTGCTGGGCGGTGTTGTTTTCTTTAGGCGGAGAAGGATGAGCGAGTCGGCTATAATGGCACTGGTGGTTATTACCGCTTTCCTCACTATTGATAAAATTCCAGGTCTCGATAAAATCATCCCCGGTCCTGTGGAACGGTTGGTTGAACGTAAAGCCATCTGGCAGGATGCCTGGAATAACGAAGTTTACGGTGGCGACCAGGTAGCCAACGGCCTTTGGGCTATGGCCAGCGGCGGCGTAACCGGGCAGGGCGTAGGGCAGGGCTTTGCCAAAACCATCCCCGAAGCCCATACCGATATGATACTTCCATCCATCGGTGAAGAATTTGGCTGGGCCGGTATGGCAGCCGTGTTCATCCTGTTTTTGATGTACCTTCACCGTTCTATCATTATCGGCAGGCAAACGGGTATGCCGCTGTTGTTTTACCTGAGCGCGGGCATTGGCGTGTGTACCTTCGTGCAGTTTTTATTGATTGCCGGTGGTTCGATAGGGGCTTTGCCATTATCCGGTGTGTCTTTACCTTTTGAAAGTTACGGCGGTTCATCATTGGTGATTAACCTGCTGGCCGCCGGTTTCCTGCTATCCGTATCAAGGGTGAGGGGTACAGCTGTGCAGATGGATTACATCACCAAACAACAGGATAAAAACCTGGTACCGGCATTGGCCGCCGCACTGGCCGGTGTGGTGCTGTTGGTTGTGAATGTATCGCGCTATACTTCAAACAATAAACAATGGGTGGTAAAACCTGCCCTGGTTGCCGATAAAAGCGGCCTGCGCATGTTTAGCTATAACCCGCGCATAGCCATTTTGATGAACAGGCTACAGGCCGGCACCATTTATGATCGTAACGGCTTAATCCTTGCCACAAGCAAGCCCGAACTCATCGAAAAACAAAGAAAAAAACTCAGCGAATCGGGCATGCTGCATTATAACCTCGATTCTGCGATGCACAAAAGGCTCGACAGGTTTTACCCTTACGAGGAGCAAATGTTTTTCTGGACCGGCGACCAAAACACCGGCGTATTTAATGGCAGCACCAACGGCTACTTTGCCGAGTACGAACACGCTGCCGAACTTCGCGGTTTCCACATGCCTATCACCAGTTATAACGTAAAAGCCTCCCGCTACCAGGAAGACAGGTTTTTACCCCGCGGCATGAAAGAAATGAGCGTTGCCAAAAAAGATTACAGCGCCCTGGCTACCCTGCTTGTAAGCGATATTAATGGCCCCGAAGTGGCAGCCTTTAAAAATAAAAACCGCGATGTGAAGCTTACTATGGATGCCGATCTGCAAACCAGCATCCAGCAATCAATGGCTTCGGATACTTCTTTATTGGATAATAGGGTATCGGTGGTGATTATGGAAGCTGGTACCGGCGATGTACTTACATCGGCACAATACCCATTGCCGCCTATCCATAACTGGGATCAGTTGACCATGCCGCTGGCCGATCAGAATAAACTGGCCACCTGGGTAACCACTACCGATCTGGGTTTTACCTATGCCAGTCAGCCAGGTTCTACAGCAAAAGTGCTTACGGCTATGTCGGCATTTAATAAACTGGGCATAGGAGCTTCAGAAATTCAGTATCATGTAAGCACCGAAGAGCGGATCCGTACAAAAGGCATCGAACCGGACGAAACCGGGATGATCACCATGGAGCGGGCCATTGCCAAATCAAACAACGTATACTTTATTAAACTGGCCAACCAGGAACATCTGCAGGAATACATGGCTACCCTGTATATGAAAACCGGTATGTTTTTACGCGGAGTTGGCGGTTATTACTACAACAAGCCACCGCAAAACGATGCCCAGGAAGAAAAATGGCGCACCCTGTGGCGCAAAACCGAGTTTGATACCCGGCCACGGTACGATCCTAATAACATCCATAAAACCAGGGCCAAAGGTATTTCGGGTATGGCCTGGGGGCAGGGCGAATTGATAGCCACACCGGCGGCTGTAGCCAGGCTGGTATCGGGCGTGGCAAACCAGGGCCTGTTGCTGCCCAACAGGTTTGCGCTAAAAATAGCCGATTCGACGGTGGCCGTGCAGCATGGTATTAAGCTGGCCGAAGATCCGCGCTACGCCGGTTTATTAACGCAGTACATGATAGAGCAAAGCGCGCCGAAAGAGCCTATATTAGGCATTAAGGTGGCCGGTAAAACCGGTACGCCCGAGCGTATTGTTCACAATGTGAGCGTAAACGATGGCTGGTATGTGTTTTTTGCCCCGGAGGTAAAAGGCAATGGCAATATGGTGGTTTGTATCCGGATAGAATCGACCAGAGGATCGTCGGACGCGGTACACCTCGCCGCAAACCATGTGATCCCATTTTTATTGAAAAAGGGTTATATTAAAAGTATGGCGCCAAAAAGTGCAGAGGCCGAAACCATAGATAACGAATAG